Proteins encoded in a region of the Candidatus Zixiibacteriota bacterium genome:
- a CDS encoding sugar transferase: MRYQSPIANPLSQYWEEGTVIGSQSKLWNDVAIRIKFFSGEYFFANLVLLVNAISNVLAIRPILSVVSRVYSIYGIKWGLKRLIDITGALFGIIISLPFYIVVSILIKIDSPGPVFFCQPRIGKNRRRNNRRLMSVDGCPENRADDRRKAPGYGKVFKVIKFRTMRQDAEKHTGPVLATQNDPRITRLGRFLRATRIDELPQFFNILKGDMSLVGPRPEREFFISKLRNIINNYEHRLLVKPGLTGLAQVEHKYDESVDDTKVKVKYDIDYIQNLNIIRDIKIMFKTIYVVLAAKGM; encoded by the coding sequence ATGAGATATCAAAGTCCAATAGCAAATCCGCTTTCTCAATACTGGGAAGAAGGAACTGTTATCGGCAGCCAGAGCAAGCTCTGGAATGATGTTGCCATAAGGATAAAGTTTTTCAGCGGTGAATATTTTTTCGCAAATTTGGTTTTATTGGTTAATGCCATAAGCAATGTTTTGGCGATAAGGCCTATACTGAGCGTCGTGTCGAGAGTATATAGTATTTATGGTATTAAATGGGGATTAAAGCGATTGATTGATATTACTGGCGCCTTATTTGGCATTATTATATCGCTACCGTTTTATATTGTGGTGTCGATATTGATAAAAATAGATTCTCCTGGCCCCGTGTTCTTTTGTCAGCCAAGGATTGGCAAAAACCGCCGCCGCAATAATCGTCGCCTGATGAGTGTTGATGGCTGCCCTGAAAATCGCGCTGATGACCGCCGAAAGGCACCGGGATATGGCAAGGTTTTCAAGGTAATCAAATTCCGCACTATGCGTCAGGATGCTGAAAAACATACCGGACCGGTTTTAGCCACTCAGAATGATCCCAGAATCACTCGGCTGGGAAGATTTTTAAGAGCCACGCGTATCGATGAATTGCCCCAGTTTTTCAATATTTTAAAAGGCGATATGAGCTTAGTTGGTCCTCGTCCGGAAAGGGAATTCTTTATTAGTAAGCTCAGAAATATCATAAACAATTATGAGCATAGGCTGCTGGTGAAACCTGGTTTAACCGGTTTGGCTCAGGTTGAGCATAAATATGATGAATCTGTTGATGACACCAAGGTTAAGGTTAAATACGATATCGATTACATCCAGAATTTGAATATCATTCGGGATATTAAAATTATGTTCAAGACAATTTATGTTGTTTTGGCGGCTAAGGGGATGTAA
- the pseH gene encoding UDP-4-amino-4,6-dideoxy-N-acetyl-beta-L-altrosamine N-acetyltransferase has product MLDINDFNLRKINEQDLETLLRWRNSDRVRTNMYTDHIISMKEHRAWFNRIKDESTALYLIFEHLEHPIGFVYFTQIDITISNCMWGFYLGERNVPNKSGTIMGYMSLNHIFDVNKLQRVNGEVLAFNKPSQKFFQRLGFSEVGRLKNHAMKNDKLTDVVQFSITADEWRRIGRTSVENLFRDTVRR; this is encoded by the coding sequence ATGCTCGATATTAATGATTTTAACCTGCGAAAAATAAATGAGCAGGACTTGGAAACTTTATTGCGTTGGCGTAACTCCGACCGTGTGCGAACAAACATGTACACCGACCATATTATCTCTATGAAAGAACATAGAGCCTGGTTTAATCGAATCAAGGATGAGTCGACTGCATTGTATCTTATTTTTGAACATCTGGAGCATCCAATAGGGTTTGTCTATTTTACTCAGATAGATATTACAATAAGTAACTGCATGTGGGGTTTCTATCTTGGCGAACGAAACGTACCGAACAAAAGCGGCACGATTATGGGCTATATGTCATTGAATCATATTTTTGATGTAAACAAACTTCAAAGAGTAAATGGCGAAGTTCTTGCTTTCAATAAACCAAGTCAAAAATTTTTTCAGCGATTGGGATTTTCTGAAGTTGGTAGATTGAAAAATCATGCAATGAAAAACGATAAGTTAACGGATGTTGTGCAATTTTCTATTACCGCCGATGAATGGCGCAGAATTGGCAGAACGTCAGTGGAAAATTTGTTTCGGGATACTGTTAGAAGGTAA
- the pseG gene encoding UDP-2,4-diacetamido-2,4,6-trideoxy-beta-L-altropyranose hydrolase — translation MRIAIRVDSSTTIGTGHLMRCLTLADYLRDKGADVDFISRELPGNMCSYIEEQKYRLHRLPFDKELLQNEYMDEYARWLMVGQDTDADQVLSILLENIGAIDWLIVDHYGLDYRWERQLRAYVSRIMVIDDLANRKHDCDLLLDQNLYENLESRYNNLVSSYCNKLLGLKYALLRPEFIKARNNVQRRNGNINRILIFFGGSDITNETAKALKAIKSLGLSQTAVDVVIGNSNPHRNNIESIIKDMANTGVHCQVKNMAQLMAKADLAIGGGGTTTWERCYLGLPTITILIAENQKAMIRAAGRQGSLWNMDWHSEVTVEMLAEKIKWVLGHPDDVLTVSENALRLMPQHDHSLENNVVSAMLEECHARY, via the coding sequence ATGAGAATAGCAATTCGAGTAGATTCATCGACAACTATTGGTACGGGACATCTGATGAGGTGTTTGACATTAGCTGATTACCTTCGCGATAAAGGAGCGGATGTTGACTTTATATCTCGCGAACTGCCGGGAAATATGTGCAGCTACATCGAAGAGCAAAAATATCGCTTGCATCGTCTGCCGTTTGATAAGGAACTGCTTCAGAATGAATATATGGATGAATACGCTCGTTGGCTAATGGTTGGTCAGGACACCGATGCTGATCAAGTCCTGTCGATTCTACTTGAAAATATTGGCGCAATCGATTGGCTAATCGTTGATCATTACGGTCTTGACTATCGCTGGGAAAGACAGCTAAGAGCTTATGTCAGCCGTATCATGGTAATCGATGATCTGGCAAACAGAAAGCATGATTGCGATTTGCTATTAGACCAAAACCTGTATGAGAATCTTGAGTCGCGTTATAACAATTTGGTATCAAGTTATTGCAATAAACTTTTGGGACTGAAGTATGCTTTATTGCGTCCCGAATTTATTAAGGCAAGAAATAATGTGCAGAGACGCAATGGAAATATTAATCGCATTCTGATATTTTTCGGAGGTTCTGATATAACCAACGAAACTGCCAAGGCTCTCAAGGCAATTAAATCGTTAGGCCTATCTCAGACCGCTGTCGATGTGGTAATTGGAAATTCAAACCCGCATAGAAATAATATTGAATCGATAATCAAGGATATGGCTAATACAGGAGTTCACTGCCAGGTGAAGAATATGGCTCAGTTGATGGCAAAGGCGGATCTGGCAATCGGCGGCGGCGGTACCACCACTTGGGAGCGATGTTATCTCGGTTTGCCGACGATTACGATTTTGATTGCTGAAAACCAGAAAGCGATGATAAGAGCGGCTGGCAGACAAGGGTCATTATGGAATATGGATTGGCATTCGGAAGTTACAGTCGAGATGCTTGCGGAAAAGATAAAATGGGTTCTTGGGCATCCGGATGATGTTTTGACTGTTAGCGAGAATGCTTTACGGTTAATGCCCCAACATGATCATTCCTTAGAAAATAATGTAGTATCTGCAATGCTGGAGGAATGCCATGCTCGATATTAA
- a CDS encoding glycosyltransferase family protein, whose amino-acid sequence MKTVIIVQARMTSSRLPGKVLKRIMGKCLLEYQIERLRRVSLADETVIATTINDADIPIVELCQQLTIPFFRGSENDVLARYYNAALRYNADIIARVTSDCPLIDPIVIDKVIGFFKDNYNIYDYVSNVQARTYPRGMDCEVFSSSILNEIFHKASKHSEREHVTPYIYNHPEHFRMGSVAYSEDQSHHRWTVDTQEDFILIKNILENIYPKKPAFTFEDCLLLIGEHPEWAKINAHIEQRKCGV is encoded by the coding sequence ATGAAAACCGTTATTATAGTGCAGGCAAGGATGACCTCATCCCGTCTGCCCGGCAAAGTGCTCAAGCGTATAATGGGCAAATGTTTGCTGGAGTATCAGATAGAACGTCTTCGGAGAGTGTCGCTTGCCGATGAAACAGTTATTGCAACAACAATAAATGACGCCGATATCCCGATAGTGGAACTGTGTCAACAATTGACGATACCATTTTTCCGCGGTTCGGAGAATGATGTGCTGGCAAGATATTATAATGCGGCGCTTAGATATAACGCGGATATAATAGCGCGCGTAACTTCAGATTGCCCCCTTATTGACCCAATTGTTATCGATAAGGTAATTGGTTTCTTTAAAGATAATTATAACATTTATGATTATGTTTCCAATGTGCAGGCAAGAACTTATCCGCGCGGCATGGACTGCGAGGTATTTTCATCGTCTATACTAAATGAAATATTTCATAAAGCATCTAAACATTCAGAACGCGAACATGTAACCCCCTATATATACAATCATCCTGAGCATTTTAGGATGGGTTCTGTAGCGTACTCTGAAGACCAGAGCCATCACCGCTGGACAGTAGATACACAAGAGGATTTTATTCTAATTAAAAACATACTTGAGAACATTTATCCCAAAAAACCAGCATTTACATTTGAGGATTGTTTGCTGTTGATTGGAGAGCATCCGGAATGGGCAAAGATAAACGCGCATATCGAACAAAGGAAGTGTGGAGTATGA
- a CDS encoding CpsD/CapB family tyrosine-protein kinase has translation MKKESIINYYDRETIEGTEFRRLYSNIKSSYEGDLKSVMITSSTVEEGKSTIASFLSISIAETSGEKILLLDTDLRRPMVHNFFKLPKENGLADILDKKCSIKQAIKQTSIPDLSIITAGKVDRDPTLLLNQNRLREVFEELKFYFDLIIVDVPPIIPVSDPIIIASEVDSVLLVIRVGMTPKEVVKRAANFLKNSKINIAGVILNNFEEVLPYYYRSRYYSNKYYNKTRPKIKN, from the coding sequence ATGAAAAAAGAATCAATCATTAATTATTATGATAGAGAAACAATAGAAGGAACAGAGTTCAGGAGACTGTATTCGAATATAAAAAGCTCTTATGAGGGCGATTTAAAATCGGTAATGATTACATCATCGACAGTGGAGGAAGGCAAATCTACAATAGCGTCTTTTCTTTCCATATCGATTGCCGAGACATCGGGCGAAAAAATCCTGCTTTTAGATACTGATCTGCGCCGCCCTATGGTGCACAACTTTTTTAAGCTGCCAAAAGAAAATGGCTTAGCAGATATCCTTGATAAAAAATGCTCTATCAAACAAGCGATAAAACAAACCTCGATTCCAGATTTAAGCATAATTACCGCAGGCAAAGTTGATAGAGATCCGACGCTTTTATTGAATCAAAACAGACTCAGAGAAGTTTTTGAGGAATTGAAATTTTATTTTGATTTAATAATTGTAGATGTACCTCCGATAATCCCTGTTTCAGATCCGATAATAATAGCCAGCGAAGTCGATAGCGTATTATTGGTTATTCGTGTTGGCATGACACCCAAGGAAGTAGTGAAAAGAGCCGCTAATTTTCTTAAAAATTCCAAAATAAATATAGCTGGAGTTATCCTTAATAATTTTGAAGAAGTCTTGCCATATTATTATAGATCAAGGTATTACTCGAATAAATACTATAATAAAACCCGCCCTAAAATTAAAAATTAA
- the pseB gene encoding UDP-N-acetylglucosamine 4,6-dehydratase (inverting) — MLAGKTILVTGGTGTFGKNFIKTIFEKYPKVKKVVVFSRDELKQFEMRDQYPESKYPQMRFFIGDVRDKNRINRALEGIDYVVHAAALKQVPACEYNPFEAIKTNVLGAQNIIEACIDRNVKRVVALSTDKAAAPINLYGATKLCSDKLFVSANNYRGNRDIRFSVVRYGNVMGSRGSVIPFFLKKRKEKVLPITDTRMTRFNITLKQSVELVLFAMANMWGGEIFVPKIPSYRILDLLEAIAPGCEYKIIGIRPGEKLHEQMITETDAINSIEFKNYFVIQPSMNLWDVGKYMETFEGSRCANGYSYGSGTNTEWLTVDELRSLIREQVDSQFSVEDMPTVLEKRRKSKMKIVRHELKDILAGS, encoded by the coding sequence ATGCTTGCAGGCAAAACAATATTAGTAACCGGCGGTACGGGAACATTTGGCAAGAATTTTATTAAAACGATTTTTGAAAAATACCCAAAGGTTAAAAAGGTAGTTGTTTTTTCACGAGACGAATTGAAACAGTTTGAAATGCGTGATCAATACCCCGAATCGAAGTATCCGCAGATGAGGTTTTTTATCGGTGATGTGCGCGATAAAAACCGCATCAACAGAGCCTTGGAGGGAATTGACTATGTTGTGCATGCGGCCGCTTTGAAACAGGTGCCGGCCTGCGAATATAATCCCTTTGAGGCAATTAAAACAAATGTGTTGGGTGCTCAAAACATCATAGAAGCCTGCATAGATAGAAACGTAAAAAGAGTAGTAGCTTTAAGCACTGATAAAGCGGCGGCGCCAATTAATCTTTATGGTGCTACCAAGCTTTGTTCGGATAAGCTGTTTGTTTCAGCCAATAATTACAGAGGCAACAGAGACATCAGATTTTCGGTGGTTCGCTATGGCAATGTTATGGGAAGCCGGGGAAGTGTGATTCCATTTTTCCTGAAAAAACGCAAAGAAAAAGTTTTGCCGATAACCGACACCAGGATGACCCGTTTTAATATAACATTGAAACAAAGCGTGGAATTAGTTTTGTTTGCTATGGCTAACATGTGGGGCGGCGAAATATTTGTGCCAAAGATTCCCAGCTATCGCATTCTCGATCTTCTCGAAGCAATTGCTCCGGGTTGTGAGTACAAAATCATCGGTATTCGTCCCGGCGAAAAGCTTCATGAACAGATGATTACCGAAACCGATGCTATTAACTCTATCGAATTTAAGAATTATTTCGTTATACAGCCGTCAATGAATCTCTGGGATGTTGGCAAATACATGGAAACATTCGAGGGAAGCCGCTGCGCTAATGGTTATTCCTATGGCAGCGGAACGAATACCGAATGGCTGACAGTTGATGAATTGCGCAGCTTGATTCGCGAGCAAGTTGATTCGCAGTTTTCGGTTGAAGATATGCCAACAGTTTTAGAAAAGCGTCGAAAATCAAAGATGAAGATTGTCCGCCATGAGCTAAAGGATATTTTAGCCGGCAGTTAA
- the pseC gene encoding UDP-4-amino-4,6-dideoxy-N-acetyl-beta-L-altrosamine transaminase, whose product MSTSTQSHTGFLPYGKQHVSEADIEAVIKVLKSDWLTQGPGVPAFEKMLTEKVGASHTAVCSSGTAALHLTMLALGIGPGDEIAVSSNTFLASANCARFVGAEVRFIDINPYNGLIDLKSLSKVLQADDKHKIKAIIPVHFAGQPVELTAIHSLAVEHSAKVVEDACHAVGAWYEHDGHRHNIGGCSHSDMTVFSFHPVKHVAMGEGGAVTTNQPELIKRLQLFRNHGLQKEDFTNNDMARSPDGKVNPWYYEMHELGYNYRLTDIQAALGLSQLARLSWSLERRNKLADCYREVIDGTFPDGGIRPLDVRDSVFHAYHLFTVLIDFNRFGVSRADVMNRLRKAGIGTQVHYIPVPLQPYYRKRYGIKPGDFPGAEKYYARALSLPMYPDLTGADCEWVIGSLKTIMGTAL is encoded by the coding sequence ATGTCAACATCAACCCAAAGTCATACAGGGTTTTTGCCGTATGGGAAACAGCATGTTTCTGAGGCTGATATTGAAGCCGTTATAAAGGTTTTAAAATCCGACTGGCTGACCCAGGGACCCGGAGTTCCGGCATTTGAGAAAATGCTGACTGAAAAAGTAGGGGCATCGCATACTGCGGTTTGTTCCAGCGGCACAGCTGCCCTGCATCTAACGATGCTTGCCTTAGGGATAGGTCCCGGTGATGAGATAGCGGTTTCCTCAAATACATTTCTTGCCTCGGCAAACTGCGCGAGATTTGTTGGAGCGGAAGTACGTTTTATTGATATTAATCCCTATAACGGCTTGATTGACCTTAAGTCGCTTAGCAAGGTTCTGCAAGCCGATGATAAGCATAAAATAAAAGCCATCATACCTGTTCATTTTGCCGGTCAGCCAGTAGAACTTACAGCTATACATTCTCTTGCTGTAGAGCATAGCGCCAAAGTTGTCGAGGATGCCTGCCATGCTGTCGGAGCTTGGTATGAACACGATGGTCATAGGCATAATATAGGCGGATGTTCTCATAGCGATATGACGGTATTCTCGTTCCATCCGGTTAAGCATGTGGCTATGGGCGAGGGCGGTGCCGTTACTACAAACCAGCCCGAGTTGATAAAAAGACTTCAATTGTTTCGCAATCATGGTCTGCAGAAAGAGGATTTCACTAACAATGATATGGCGCGGTCGCCGGATGGCAAAGTCAATCCCTGGTATTATGAAATGCATGAGCTGGGCTATAACTACCGTCTTACAGACATTCAGGCGGCGCTGGGATTAAGCCAGTTGGCGCGGCTTAGCTGGTCGTTAGAACGGCGGAATAAACTGGCCGATTGCTATCGAGAAGTGATTGACGGAACTTTCCCGGATGGCGGTATCCGTCCGCTTGATGTGCGCGATTCTGTCTTTCATGCATATCATTTGTTTACAGTGCTTATAGACTTTAACAGGTTCGGGGTATCGCGCGCGGATGTTATGAATCGTCTGCGTAAAGCAGGCATCGGAACGCAGGTGCATTATATTCCGGTTCCGCTTCAGCCATATTATCGAAAACGCTATGGAATCAAACCGGGCGATTTTCCGGGAGCGGAAAAATACTATGCCCGGGCGCTTAGTTTGCCTATGTATCCTGATTTAACAGGAGCTGATTGCGAATGGGTGATTGGTTCGCTGAAAACTATCATGGGAACAGCTTTATGA